GTTTACATGGCCTTGATTAAAGAAACTATAagttaaaaccaaatgtatgtgtgtatcttatatattataaaactactcATTGGAATTTGACGAAAATCTCAGGTTTTTTTAGAGATGTCAGAAAAGTTtaggaaataggtacctaagtattttaaacATCGTTAAGAAATGTAGCAAGTGCTAAATCCAATCCGCGACGCCCATCTAAGTCAAATAATTTCACAAAGCTAGGCACACAGCTGATTTTCCCATATACTAAAACTGAGGTACGCTCAAGCCGAGATACACCTATATGGGGTAGATATATACTAAATAGGATTTgccacagaaaaataaaataataaacatgggCTAACTCGGAATACTCAACTAGGtagtgattatataatatataatatacattacaaatTAGGCAAAATTACTatagttatgtatttttattttttattttaccggaAACATGGGATCAGCAAAATCATCAAATGGTCCATACATAGAGAAAACTGGTggtaatagattattatttgacttgGTTCTTCGTCCAAAAGTCATATCcatgtttattaataatgagGTCATTTCTTTTTTGGAAATTGAAGTCATATTTGGTTTTGCTAATAtctataaacacaaaataatatagtttacttTATATGTGTCTATATGACAATTGCTATTATCTGTATGACGTTAtatcctatatttataaattaaattcaagttaAATGTAGACAAAttcggtattttaaattttaaatctaggtataggttaggtatagatattgaaataataaatgttttgtatacctaccttttaaattataatacttttttaaatttatattatgagtacaatacaactataatttataaattatacttcgtAAATTAACATAACACAATTCTACATaatgtttaacaatttttcgcaccaaataaaaaaaatgtgggcaagtgggtgttgctttgctgtacagtaggtttaaAGTGAATCACTGTaaaatggatggtgttaaatttgaattcaataatataatatcattgtatacgaaaacgattctgagtgaagacggcCAGTCAGCCatgctattattataagtatattttatgatattattgtgaataaagtaatttatttagctattcacgtggaaccttgttttaaatttttaatccttagctataaaagttgaacgttttatactttttttactacaaaataatttttaaattttaaatttgataaattttgttaaaatttggaattttaatgcttataaaaagaaatcttgccattgtatttttaaactgatattgtaacaatatgtgAAGGAGCCTTGTGTGGGTCACATAACATAAAACccaaaaaagttaattataacGAAAGTTTGTTCTTtactaattacaaaataatataacagaaaTACGAATTATAtggtaattattgttttttgatactttttaaaacagatagccgatagccgataggtactaattttgagtaagtatttaaatatgaaatataaaaatactgagaaaaaaaagtattaattacaaaaaagtaattataaaagtatatttataaacttttaaatacttttcaaaggttttataaatattttttttatcttataaatcAACTAAACCGattttcatgtttttgtttattttatagagcatttttaactatttaactattgtttcatctattaaatacaaactatttttttgtcaaagtTTTCGGTTGAGTACAAAATTcacagtaaaaattatatattattacaattcacattttttatgtttttattttacgtaataaaaatagaaaatatattaactaaaaagaataagtatttgaaagttagtatttgtttttaattacagaTACTtatagaaagtatttaaaatacgtatttgtgtattaagttcttaaaaagtatttgaatacttttatttaagtactttacaagactgcctaCAGCCTACGATATGCacgatattaaaaatgtcttttaatATGTAAGagtaagactatattatatattttcatttactttattttaacgtagacaatttatattttgcaacTTAACTagcatacatataaattaattataaagatttaacttataatattataaactcacATGTCCAAAGTAAGACCATGACAATGGACAATCAACCGAAGTACGAATTTTTTGATTGCACACAGTTGAAAAATTATGCACGTTAAAATTGTTAGGTAGGTTTAATGGTGatcttaaaatatctaaaaaataagtagaataatatagtaggtagctctaaatattaatacaatacaattttattcaaatattcacacatttttatacttacctaaatattgattaatgtgAAGAGTATTGATAAATGCTACATCTCCACCTCCTTCAATGATACATCTAAGTGTTTGGGTTTCAATCCACATCCCATTTTTATTACTATCTTCGGGTAATATATCTGAagattaaagttattattttacttatttagtaGGTTATTGAATTTGCACTATACTTTACCATCAAAATCACATTCTTTCATTACGTTTTGATCAGAACTTAAAATTGCACAGCTATCACTGAAGaagttttgtattgttttattattcggaaataattcaatattttctaGTTTGAGTGTGATTAATAATGAATTccaaactaaattattataaaaataaataaatagtgtttaattatttaactggaAACAATAtgctacattaattttattggtaaattgttgtgatttatgaaaacattattgtatagtttgaagcattattttataacttcaagtttttaaaaaaataatgaattaatactattttcataatattttagagtaattttaattacataactAGAAagagaatacttttttttaaaaaacgttgtGTAAATTTTGAATGCtgaatccatttttttttttaagaacgaGCATTACATTTTATGAGTGAGGGGCtagtttagtaattattttggcattttttggaaaaaaatatacaatgattaattgatgatatttataatttatttagaacttttaaatgtcaataattatgtaatttaatttggtaatacttaaaatacttatgccttaaagataaatatataataccccAAATGGTAAGGGTCACCAAAGGTAAAGTCGTACAGTTAGtaaatatgatgtattattgatgttaaaataagtaataacttattaaataacttataactactaaaaatacaatttgactTAGAAAAATTAAGTTTGTGATAATAATCATATTCCATGACTAAATAGTAAAATTCAATCTCGATCATGATTCATTTTTTAGctcaatttttactaatttaccattgtaatatatatatattattttagtaatttatactgACTTATATACAGGTAATAACCAATTGGTATTAACGTATaatttgatgaatttaattGAGAAAtcaatgaatttttaataattatagatatcattctcttttataatatatttgaaatttgactATCAGTTAGTTAGTTTTTTCCTTGTAGGTAGTCAAATATCCCTGGCCCTTGCAGCTTAGTTGTAGGTACTCCAACTCCAGTACTCCACTACACGTTAAATGCTGTTAATAATAGATTTCGtttatttgttcaatatttgatgtttatacatcaatatatgattatgaaattaaaaataatgattatcaaACAAGTtagattgatatattataaatatttctaaagatCTATAtggatatttaacatttttcgatatcacaaaaaTTGAccgataaaattatgtaaatttatatgtatcacatttgtattcaatattatttcagaaaacaatattgtttggGCAATTATATTAGGATTTTTCTTTTACCATAACCATCATATAAAGGAAAGCAggcttttttgtttttcaactgTCGTAAATCTCCCGCAATATTTTTTCTCAACATTACTGCACTCGTTTTTCTATATAAATGGTGATAAAGTGAAGTTGCATAAAGTATTGGTTTTGAAATACCAtagtttctaaaatataattaattaattttagatttaattttaagtattgataatattttatacatggaTACTTACCTTCTAAAAGAAGCAATTTTATCAGCATCTAATATCATCATATCTACTTCTCcagcttttaattttttcccaCAATTCGGAGTAATTATGCAATTCAATTTTGGCTGTATACCATAACTTATTGATATATCTGAAAGCACTTGGCATTTGTTTAAGGCTGTTATTGTTTCAATACACATAGAAAATGCACGATCTTTGCACAATTGTCCTTGTTCTTCAGCTTTTATATATCCAGGAGCTGAAAAAACATATTCTTTTGGACTTCTAATGATATTAGATGAAATAGGTTCAGAATAGTATAGAAGTAAATTGTTTAAGGCCCACTGCCACGAAGTTGCGTTTTTTAATTCCTTAGCTGTATTTACGTAGTTAACCATtctttgtatatttaatgatgctgaactagaaataattttataattgttttttttttttttaaatgtatagacTGTTGTATTCActtattgcatttatatttactttcttGCA
This portion of the Acyrthosiphon pisum isolate AL4f chromosome A1, pea_aphid_22Mar2018_4r6ur, whole genome shotgun sequence genome encodes:
- the LOC100159832 gene encoding transferrin isoform X2; its protein translation is MKFVYLKMGLMNGWNEQFDYNMVVLINEDAGIKNLDDLKGKRLCHPGFYEGDPGNGWSTLISQYFERVIVPQKCDPQLSLIENQLKSLSQFFDESCKPGQWDPDPDMDNILKEKYPNLCANCKNPSKCSVNDQFWGRQGALQCLSDCFGDISWARLSDVRVHFKGDSTNACSKISFLCPNGTLQPMETSNPCVWVSRPWPAVIARNSASLNIQRMVNYVNTAKELKNATSWQWALNNLLLYYSEPISSNIIRSPKEYVFSAPGYIKAEEQGQLCKDRAFSMCIETITALNKCQVLSDISISYGIQPKLNCIITPNCGKKLKAGEVDMMILDADKIASFRRNYGISKPILYATSLYHHLYRKTSAVMLRKNIAGDLRQLKNKKACFPLYDGYVWNSLLITLKLENIELFPNNKTIQNFFSDSCAILSSDQNVMKECDFDDILPEDSNKNGMWIETQTLRCIIEGGGDVAFINTLHINQYLDILRSPLNLPNNFNVHNFSTVCNQKIRTSVDCPLSWSYFGHILAKPNMTSISKKEMTSLLINMDMTFGRRTKSNNNLLPPVFSMYGPFDDFADPMFPADTEKLETIEQLKEHQTPIAPQYESNIHILNDLKPTVSSSVSIIPLSVLQLLIFCKLLFKFCI
- the LOC100159832 gene encoding transferrin isoform X1 codes for the protein MVYAIIHRLLWIFVFPIFTNADLKYKICVVTSNGGNDKTRDHCPPLSIEKSSQVECVFATDKLHCLRKILNGEADFGVFQAEEISYATQWNDYLSITNEIRLFENEQFDYNMVVLINEDAGIKNLDDLKGKRLCHPGFYEGDPGNGWSTLISQYFERVIVPQKCDPQLSLIENQLKSLSQFFDESCKPGQWDPDPDMDNILKEKYPNLCANCKNPSKCSVNDQFWGRQGALQCLSDCFGDISWARLSDVRVHFKGDSTNACSKISFLCPNGTLQPMETSNPCVWVSRPWPAVIARNSASLNIQRMVNYVNTAKELKNATSWQWALNNLLLYYSEPISSNIIRSPKEYVFSAPGYIKAEEQGQLCKDRAFSMCIETITALNKCQVLSDISISYGIQPKLNCIITPNCGKKLKAGEVDMMILDADKIASFRRNYGISKPILYATSLYHHLYRKTSAVMLRKNIAGDLRQLKNKKACFPLYDGYVWNSLLITLKLENIELFPNNKTIQNFFSDSCAILSSDQNVMKECDFDDILPEDSNKNGMWIETQTLRCIIEGGGDVAFINTLHINQYLDILRSPLNLPNNFNVHNFSTVCNQKIRTSVDCPLSWSYFGHILAKPNMTSISKKEMTSLLINMDMTFGRRTKSNNNLLPPVFSMYGPFDDFADPMFPADTEKLETIEQLKEHQTPIAPQYESNIHILNDLKPTVSSSVSIIPLSVLQLLIFCKLLFKFCI